A region from the Citrobacter koseri ATCC BAA-895 genome encodes:
- the mngB gene encoding mannosylglycerate hydrolase — protein sequence MKAVSRVHITPHMHWDREWYFTTEASRILLVNNMEEILTRLEQDAEYKYYVLDGQTAVLEDYFAVKAENKARVRKLVQAGKLIIGPWYTQTDTTLVSGESIVRNLMYGMRDCQAFGEPMKIGYLPDSFGMSGQLPHIYNGFGITRAMFWRGCSERHGTDKTEFLWQSADGSEVTAQVLPLGYAIGKYLPEDEAGLRKRLDSYFDVLERASLTKEILLPNGHDQMPLQQNIFAVMDKLREIYPQRKFVMSRFEEVFEHIEARREQLATLKGEFIDGKYMRVHRTIGSTRMDIKIAHARIENKIVNILEPLATLAWTLGFEYHHGLLEKMWKEILKNHAHDSIGCCCSDKVHREIASRFELAEDMADNLICFYQRKIADNMPQSDADKLVLFNLIPWPREEVINTTVRLRASQFSLRDDRGNAIPYCIRQAREIDPGLIDRQIVHYGNYEPFMEFDIQIQQIIPSMGYRTLYIEPNAAGNVVSPTVSSDALLENAFWQITANDDGTLNLRDKDSGVRYQRILALEEGSDDGDEYDYSPAREEWLLTSTTAKPEYEVIHDAWQSRVVIRYALAVPANLAERSARQRNGTLGVEIAVTLSHNSRRIDVEVALDNQADDHRVRVLIPTPFTTDVVLADTQFGAVTRPVQDSAMENWQEEGWKEAPVPVWNMLNYAALQEERNGLALFTEGLREFEVIGEGKKTFALTLLRGVGLLGKEDLLLRPGRPSGIKMAVPDSQMRGMLRSRFSLFSYSGTPFSAGVAQQAKAWLTPVQCYNKIPWDAMKLNKADVCVPEHYSLLTMSPVGCLLSALKKAEDRDDVILRLYNPSETTSCDATVAFGRAVSACTETMMDEQACPAKGEGASGAGLFLPGQSRTFSYTLA from the coding sequence ATGAAAGCAGTATCTCGCGTTCACATTACGCCGCACATGCACTGGGATCGTGAATGGTATTTCACCACGGAAGCGTCACGTATTTTGCTGGTCAACAATATGGAGGAGATCCTGACCCGCCTGGAGCAGGATGCAGAGTATAAATACTATGTCCTTGACGGGCAGACGGCGGTGCTGGAGGACTATTTCGCCGTCAAAGCGGAAAATAAAGCGCGGGTAAGAAAACTGGTGCAGGCCGGAAAACTGATTATCGGCCCGTGGTATACCCAAACGGATACCACGCTGGTATCCGGGGAGTCGATCGTGCGTAATCTGATGTACGGTATGCGCGACTGCCAGGCGTTTGGCGAACCGATGAAAATTGGCTATCTGCCGGATTCGTTCGGCATGTCGGGGCAGCTTCCGCATATCTATAACGGTTTCGGTATTACCCGCGCCATGTTCTGGCGTGGTTGTTCGGAACGCCACGGCACCGATAAAACCGAGTTTTTATGGCAAAGCGCGGATGGCAGTGAAGTGACGGCGCAGGTGCTGCCGCTGGGCTACGCGATTGGTAAGTACTTACCGGAGGACGAGGCCGGGCTGCGTAAACGTCTCGACAGCTACTTCGATGTGCTGGAGCGCGCGTCGCTGACCAAAGAAATTTTGCTGCCGAATGGCCACGATCAGATGCCGTTGCAGCAAAATATCTTTGCGGTGATGGATAAACTGCGCGAAATCTACCCGCAGCGTAAGTTTGTGATGAGCCGCTTTGAAGAGGTGTTTGAACACATAGAAGCCCGCCGCGAGCAGCTTGCCACGCTGAAAGGCGAGTTTATTGATGGCAAATATATGCGCGTTCATCGCACCATTGGTTCGACGCGGATGGACATCAAAATCGCCCATGCGCGCATTGAGAACAAAATCGTCAACATTCTTGAGCCGCTGGCGACGCTGGCCTGGACGCTGGGGTTTGAGTATCACCACGGCCTGCTGGAGAAAATGTGGAAAGAGATTCTGAAGAATCACGCCCACGACAGCATCGGCTGCTGTTGCAGTGACAAAGTACACCGCGAAATTGCGTCCCGTTTCGAGCTGGCTGAGGATATGGCCGACAACCTGATCTGTTTTTATCAGCGCAAAATCGCCGACAACATGCCGCAGAGCGATGCCGACAAACTGGTGCTGTTTAACCTGATACCGTGGCCGCGTGAAGAGGTGATTAACACCACGGTACGCCTGCGCGCCAGCCAGTTCTCTCTGCGGGATGATCGGGGCAACGCCATTCCTTATTGCATTCGCCAGGCCCGGGAGATCGATCCCGGTTTAATCGACCGCCAGATTGTGCATTACGGTAACTACGAGCCGTTTATGGAATTTGATATCCAGATCCAGCAGATTATCCCTTCAATGGGCTATCGCACGCTTTATATCGAACCGAACGCAGCGGGCAATGTGGTGAGCCCGACGGTTTCATCAGACGCGCTGCTGGAGAACGCGTTCTGGCAGATTACGGCGAATGATGACGGTACGCTGAACCTGCGCGATAAAGACAGCGGCGTGCGTTATCAGCGCATACTGGCGCTGGAAGAGGGATCCGACGATGGCGATGAGTACGATTACTCCCCCGCCAGAGAAGAGTGGCTGCTTACTTCGACGACGGCAAAACCGGAATATGAAGTGATTCATGACGCGTGGCAGAGCAGGGTTGTCATTCGCTATGCCCTGGCGGTTCCGGCGAATCTTGCCGAACGCAGCGCGCGGCAGCGCAACGGAACGTTAGGCGTGGAGATCGCCGTTACCCTGAGCCATAACAGCAGACGCATTGATGTTGAGGTGGCGCTGGATAATCAGGCTGACGATCACCGCGTGCGGGTGTTAATCCCCACGCCGTTCACGACGGATGTTGTGCTGGCGGACACCCAGTTTGGCGCAGTGACGCGCCCGGTACAGGACAGCGCGATGGAAAACTGGCAGGAAGAGGGGTGGAAAGAGGCGCCGGTACCGGTCTGGAATATGCTGAACTATGCGGCGCTTCAGGAAGAGAGAAATGGCCTTGCGCTTTTCACGGAGGGATTACGTGAATTTGAAGTTATCGGCGAAGGGAAGAAAACGTTCGCCTTGACGCTCCTGCGTGGGGTGGGGCTGCTGGGGAAAGAGGATCTACTGCTGCGACCAGGGCGGCCTTCCGGCATCAAAATGGCGGTGCCGGATTCACAAATGCGCGGAATGCTACGCAGTCGGTTTAGCCTGTTCAGCTATAGCGGAACGCCTTTTAGCGCCGGTGTCGCGCAACAGGCGAAGGCGTGGCTGACGCCTGTTCAGTGCTATAACAAAATTCCCTGGGATGCGATGAAACTCAACAAGGCCGATGTTTGCGTACCGGAACATTACAGCCTGTTAACGATGTCGCCGGTGGGCTGCCTGTTAAGCGCGCTGAAAAAAGCAGAGGATCGCGATGATGTCATCCTGCGCCTGTACAATCCGTCCGAAACAACCTCATGTGATGCCACCGTTGCCTTCGGCAGAGCCGTTAGCGCATGTACAGAGACCATGATGGATGAACAGGCGTGCCCTGCGAAAGGAGAGGGCGCAAGTGGGGCTGGCCTCTTTCTGCCGGGGCAGTCCCGAACGTTTAGCTACACGCTTGCCTGA
- the mngA gene encoding PTS 2-O-a-mannosyl-D-glycerate transporter subunit IIABC, with protein sequence MNLTTLTHRDALCLNARFGSREEAIHALTQRLVQLGKISDSDAYLEEVFLRESQGPTALGEGLAVPHGKTSAVKEAAFAVAILREPMMWEGVDGPEAVTLIFLLAIPPGEAGSTHMQLLTALTTRLADDDTRARILAATTADELLSALDDQYQESAFQPLQDAPTIVCVTACPAGIAHTYMAAEYLEKAGRKLGVNVYVEKQGANGIEGRLTAQQLNAAKACIFAAEVAIKESERFAGIPALSVPVAEPIRHAEALIQQALALEPAQGDRAVYQETAAPKSLKTELKQALLSGISFAVPLIVAGGTVLAVSVLLAQMLGLQHLFDQENSWLWMYRKLGGGMLGILMVPVLAAYTAYSLADKPALAPGFAAGLAANMIGSGFLGAIAGGLIAGYLMRWVKNHLRLSSKFNGFLTFYLYPVIGTLGAGSLMLFVVGEPVAWINNALTAWLNGLSGANALLLGAILGFMCSFDLGGPVNKASYAFCLGAMANGVYGPYAIFASVKMVSAFTVTASTMLAPRLFKEFEIETGKSTWLLGLAGITEGAIPMAIEDPLRVIGSFVLGSMVTGAIVGAMNIGLSTPGAGIFSLFLLHDAGYGGFAAAAGWFGAALVGTAISTTILLFWRRHAVKQGKYLTNNVLP encoded by the coding sequence ATGAACCTGACGACGTTAACCCACCGCGATGCGTTATGCCTGAACGCCCGGTTTGGCAGTCGTGAAGAGGCTATTCACGCGTTAACCCAGCGGCTCGTGCAACTGGGGAAAATTTCAGATTCCGATGCTTACCTTGAAGAAGTCTTTTTGCGTGAAAGTCAGGGGCCAACGGCGTTGGGAGAAGGGCTGGCGGTGCCGCATGGTAAAACGTCGGCGGTTAAAGAAGCGGCATTTGCCGTGGCCATCCTGCGCGAACCCATGATGTGGGAAGGGGTTGACGGGCCGGAAGCGGTGACGCTGATTTTTCTGCTCGCCATTCCGCCAGGCGAAGCGGGAAGCACCCATATGCAGTTGCTGACCGCACTCACCACGCGACTGGCGGATGATGACACCCGCGCGAGGATTCTGGCAGCGACCACGGCGGATGAGCTACTGTCGGCGCTGGACGACCAATATCAGGAAAGCGCTTTTCAGCCCTTACAGGATGCGCCGACCATCGTCTGCGTAACGGCGTGCCCGGCGGGGATTGCGCACACCTATATGGCGGCGGAGTATCTGGAAAAAGCGGGACGCAAACTGGGCGTGAACGTGTATGTGGAAAAGCAGGGCGCTAACGGAATTGAAGGCCGTCTTACCGCACAGCAGCTGAACGCGGCAAAAGCCTGCATTTTCGCCGCAGAGGTGGCGATAAAAGAGAGTGAGCGCTTTGCGGGCATTCCTGCGCTGTCGGTGCCCGTCGCCGAACCTATCCGCCACGCCGAAGCATTGATCCAACAAGCGCTGGCGCTGGAACCCGCGCAGGGCGATCGCGCGGTTTACCAGGAAACGGCAGCGCCTAAGAGTCTAAAAACGGAGTTAAAACAGGCGCTGTTGAGCGGCATCTCGTTCGCCGTGCCGCTGATTGTCGCCGGGGGAACCGTACTGGCCGTGTCGGTGCTGCTGGCGCAAATGCTCGGCTTGCAGCATCTCTTCGATCAGGAGAACTCTTGGCTGTGGATGTACCGCAAGCTGGGCGGTGGGATGCTCGGCATCCTGATGGTGCCGGTGCTCGCCGCCTATACCGCCTATTCGCTGGCGGATAAACCCGCGCTGGCCCCCGGATTCGCCGCCGGCCTTGCCGCCAATATGATTGGCTCCGGCTTTCTCGGCGCGATCGCGGGTGGCTTGATCGCCGGATATCTGATGCGCTGGGTGAAAAACCATCTTCGCCTGAGCAGTAAATTCAACGGCTTCCTGACTTTCTATCTGTATCCGGTCATCGGCACCTTAGGCGCGGGCAGCCTGATGCTGTTTGTGGTGGGCGAGCCCGTTGCGTGGATCAACAACGCGCTGACCGCCTGGCTTAATGGGCTGAGCGGCGCCAATGCGCTGCTGCTTGGCGCGATTCTCGGCTTTATGTGTTCTTTCGATTTGGGCGGGCCGGTCAATAAAGCGTCTTACGCGTTCTGCCTTGGGGCGATGGCGAACGGCGTCTACGGCCCGTATGCCATTTTCGCCTCGGTCAAAATGGTGTCCGCCTTCACCGTAACGGCATCAACGATGCTGGCGCCGAGGCTGTTCAAAGAGTTTGAGATCGAAACAGGAAAGTCGACCTGGCTACTGGGGCTGGCGGGCATTACGGAAGGGGCAATCCCGATGGCGATTGAAGATCCGCTGCGGGTTATCGGTTCTTTTGTTCTGGGGTCAATGGTGACGGGCGCGATTGTCGGCGCGATGAACATTGGTCTTTCGACGCCGGGCGCAGGCATTTTTTCACTCTTTCTTTTGCATGACGCCGGATACGGCGGTTTCGCCGCCGCCGCAGGCTGGTTTGGCGCAGCGTTAGTGGGGACAGCGATATCGACCACTATCCTGCTGTTCTGGCGTCGTCATGCGGTAAAGCAGGGCAAGTATCTGACTAACAATGTGTTGCCATAA
- a CDS encoding GntR family transcriptional regulator, whose amino-acid sequence MSQKPLYRQIADRIREQIERGELKAGDALPTEQTLQHAFGVSRVTVRQALKQLTEQQIIESIQGSGTYVKEERVNYDIYQLTSFYEKLADRHVDTHSDVLVFEVIPADDFLRNQLQLAENNRVWHVKRVRYIKQKPVALEETWMPLALFPDLTWQVMENSKYHFIEEVKQMVIDRSEQELIPIMPTEEMSRTLAISANKPILEKVSRGFLKDGQVFEYSRNAFNTDDYKFTLIARRKQR is encoded by the coding sequence ATGAGCCAAAAACCGTTATACCGACAGATTGCTGACCGAATCCGCGAGCAGATTGAACGTGGCGAACTGAAAGCAGGCGACGCGTTACCCACCGAGCAGACATTGCAGCATGCGTTTGGCGTGAGCCGGGTCACGGTACGTCAGGCGCTCAAGCAACTGACCGAACAGCAGATCATCGAAAGCATTCAGGGCAGCGGGACCTATGTGAAAGAAGAGCGGGTCAATTACGATATCTACCAGCTAACCAGCTTTTACGAAAAACTCGCCGATCGCCATGTTGACACCCACAGTGACGTTTTGGTTTTTGAAGTGATCCCGGCGGACGACTTTCTGCGCAACCAGTTACAACTGGCGGAGAACAACCGGGTCTGGCACGTAAAACGCGTGCGTTACATTAAGCAAAAACCCGTCGCCCTCGAAGAGACGTGGATGCCGCTGGCGCTCTTTCCCGACCTGACCTGGCAGGTGATGGAAAATTCCAAGTATCACTTTATTGAAGAGGTGAAGCAGATGGTCATTGATCGCAGCGAGCAGGAGCTGATCCCGATCATGCCAACCGAAGAAATGAGCCGCACGCTGGCGATCAGCGCAAACAAACCGATCCTGGAAAAGGTTTCTCGCGGATTTCTGAAAGACGGTCAGGTATTTGAATATAGCCGTAATGCGTTTAATACCGATGATTATAAATTTACGTTGATCGCGCGCAGAAAACAGCGCTGA
- the glmS gene encoding methylaspartate mutase subunit S produces MKKSTLVIGVIGADCHAVGNKVLDRVFTAHDFRVINLGVMVSQDEYIDAAIETGADAIVVSSIYGHGDIDCLGLRERCIERGIGDILLYVGGNLVVGKHDFADVEAKFKEMGFNRVFAPSHDLEDVCRLMAGDINPRHGVEQRCLEEAI; encoded by the coding sequence ATGAAAAAATCAACACTTGTTATTGGCGTCATTGGTGCTGACTGCCATGCAGTAGGCAATAAAGTTTTGGATCGCGTTTTTACTGCCCATGATTTTCGCGTAATCAATCTGGGGGTCATGGTAAGCCAGGATGAATATATTGATGCCGCAATCGAAACCGGCGCCGATGCAATTGTCGTGTCATCCATTTACGGCCACGGCGATATCGACTGCCTCGGTTTACGTGAACGCTGCATCGAACGCGGTATTGGTGACATTCTGCTCTATGTCGGCGGCAATCTGGTGGTGGGTAAACATGACTTTGCCGACGTGGAAGCGAAGTTTAAAGAGATGGGCTTTAACCGCGTCTTTGCGCCAAGTCATGATCTGGAAGATGTGTGCCGGTTAATGGCCGGGGACATTAACCCGCGTCATGGTGTTGAACAGCGCTGCCTTGAAGAGGCCATCTGA
- the glmL gene encoding methylaspartate mutase accessory protein GlmL: protein MQIVSVDIGSTWTKAALFAREGDALTLVNHVLTPTTTYHLADGFFASLNQVLNVADARPLLKSGEVQLKYSSSAKGGLAVAAMGLVPSITLESAKVTAHSAGAKIAQYYAYKLNRHDIQALENSPPDILLFTGGTDGGEESYGLANARALANSNLDCAIIYAGNRDIQDEVQAILGHKDLTTVDNILPDLDHPNPYAARQAICDLFLSRIVKGKGLDVIVGETGEEPMPTPWTVYELVKAISDIDSAWKEFMLIDMGGATTDVYSACANMLSPDTVLHGVPEPFVKRTVEGDLGMRVSALVVGESTQEMVNVVFAQQPERQEAFYGYLRHLVSHPDYLPRSDEEKFFDALLAGLCVGYASERHAGTKKQVCTCVGNVDLQMGRDLTTVRKVVGSGGWLSRASQFDIHRWLKYRELDDDGRRILLPGQFDYYRDSKGLLPLLANVARLYPQLAARTSIQCLTL from the coding sequence ATGCAAATCGTCTCTGTCGATATCGGCTCGACATGGACCAAAGCCGCCCTCTTCGCCAGGGAGGGGGATGCGTTAACCCTGGTGAACCATGTCCTGACGCCAACCACCACATACCATCTGGCAGACGGTTTTTTTGCCAGTCTGAATCAGGTGCTGAATGTCGCCGATGCCCGTCCGTTGCTGAAAAGCGGCGAAGTGCAGTTGAAATACTCCTCATCGGCAAAAGGCGGGCTCGCCGTCGCCGCTATGGGGCTGGTGCCGTCTATCACGCTGGAATCCGCAAAAGTTACTGCCCACTCAGCGGGGGCGAAGATCGCGCAATATTACGCGTATAAGCTCAACCGCCATGACATCCAGGCGTTAGAAAACTCGCCGCCGGACATCCTGCTGTTTACCGGCGGTACGGATGGCGGCGAAGAAAGCTACGGCCTGGCGAATGCGCGCGCGCTGGCGAACTCAAATCTGGATTGCGCGATTATTTATGCCGGAAACCGTGACATTCAGGATGAGGTACAGGCCATTCTGGGGCACAAAGATCTGACCACGGTAGACAACATTCTGCCCGACCTCGATCACCCGAATCCGTATGCCGCCCGCCAGGCCATTTGCGATCTGTTCCTGTCCCGCATCGTGAAAGGCAAAGGGCTGGACGTGATTGTTGGCGAAACCGGCGAAGAGCCGATGCCAACGCCGTGGACCGTCTACGAGCTGGTTAAAGCCATCAGCGACATCGACAGCGCATGGAAAGAGTTCATGCTGATCGATATGGGCGGCGCCACCACCGACGTGTACTCCGCCTGCGCCAATATGCTCTCTCCCGATACCGTGCTGCATGGCGTGCCGGAACCGTTCGTCAAACGCACCGTTGAAGGCGATCTCGGGATGCGCGTCTCTGCCCTTGTGGTCGGAGAAAGCACCCAGGAGATGGTAAACGTCGTGTTTGCCCAACAGCCTGAGCGTCAGGAGGCGTTTTACGGCTATCTGCGCCACCTGGTTTCCCACCCCGATTACCTTCCCCGCAGCGACGAAGAGAAATTCTTCGACGCCCTGCTGGCAGGGCTGTGCGTGGGTTATGCCAGCGAACGTCACGCGGGCACCAAAAAGCAGGTCTGCACCTGCGTGGGCAACGTCGACTTACAGATGGGGCGCGACCTCACCACCGTTCGCAAAGTTGTCGGTTCCGGCGGATGGCTCTCCCGCGCCAGTCAGTTCGACATCCATCGCTGGTTGAAATACCGCGAGCTGGACGATGACGGCAGACGCATTCTCTTACCCGGGCAGTTTGACTATTACCGCGATTCAAAAGGCTTGCTTCCTCTGCTGGCGAACGTCGCCAGGCTGTACCCGCAGCTCGCCGCTCGCACCAGTATTCAATGTTTAACCCTATAA
- a CDS encoding methylaspartate mutase subunit E, with the protein MELRNKKLTHDEFMTERHQVLQTWHTGKDVENFEDGVKYQQTIPEKKRFSHALLKADQEGKTLSQPRAGVALMDEHIALLKTLQEECDLLPSTIDAYTRLNRYEEAAIGIQKSIEAGTSKLNGLPVVNHGVAACRRMTEALEKPIQVRHGTPDARLLAEIAMASGFTSYEGGGISYNIPYAKRVTLEKSIRDWQYCDRLMGMYEEHGIRINREPFGPLTGTLIPPFMSHAVAIIEGLLALEQGVKSITVGYGQVGSLTQDIAAIQSLRELSHEYFQNYGFDDYELSTVFHQWMGGFPEDESKAFAIISWGAAVAGMSGATKVITKSPHEAFGIPTAAANAQGLKASRQMLNMVSDQKFPPCAAVEQEVELIKCEVRAVLKKVFELGNGDVARGTVLAFEAGVLDVPFAPASCNAGKILPVRDNSGAIRILEAGAVPLPKDILALHHDYVAERAHFEGRKPSFQMVVDDINAVSHSQLIGRP; encoded by the coding sequence ATGGAACTCCGAAATAAAAAATTAACCCATGACGAATTCATGACCGAGCGGCATCAGGTATTGCAAACCTGGCATACCGGCAAGGACGTCGAGAATTTTGAAGATGGCGTGAAGTATCAGCAAACCATTCCAGAGAAAAAACGCTTTTCTCACGCCCTGTTAAAAGCCGATCAGGAAGGCAAAACGCTCAGCCAGCCGCGCGCGGGCGTGGCGCTGATGGATGAACACATCGCGCTGCTCAAAACGTTGCAGGAAGAGTGCGATCTGCTTCCCAGCACCATCGATGCCTATACCCGTCTGAACCGTTACGAAGAAGCGGCGATCGGTATTCAAAAATCCATCGAAGCAGGCACCTCTAAGCTGAACGGCCTGCCGGTTGTCAACCACGGCGTTGCTGCCTGCCGCCGGATGACGGAAGCGCTGGAAAAACCCATTCAGGTTCGTCACGGTACGCCGGATGCGCGACTGCTGGCGGAAATCGCGATGGCCAGCGGCTTCACCAGCTACGAAGGCGGCGGCATCTCCTACAACATTCCTTACGCCAAGCGCGTCACGCTGGAAAAATCAATCCGCGACTGGCAGTACTGCGACCGTCTGATGGGAATGTATGAAGAGCACGGCATCCGCATTAACCGCGAGCCGTTCGGCCCGCTGACCGGCACGCTGATCCCGCCGTTTATGTCCCACGCGGTCGCCATCATCGAAGGTCTGCTGGCGCTGGAACAGGGCGTGAAGTCGATTACCGTCGGCTATGGCCAGGTGGGCAGCCTGACGCAGGATATCGCCGCCATTCAGTCACTGCGCGAACTGTCCCACGAATATTTCCAGAACTACGGCTTTGATGATTACGAACTGAGCACCGTCTTCCACCAGTGGATGGGCGGCTTCCCGGAAGATGAATCCAAAGCGTTCGCCATTATCTCCTGGGGCGCGGCGGTGGCGGGTATGTCCGGCGCGACCAAAGTGATCACCAAGAGTCCGCACGAAGCCTTCGGTATCCCAACGGCCGCCGCAAACGCCCAGGGGCTTAAAGCCTCTCGCCAGATGCTCAATATGGTCAGCGACCAGAAATTCCCGCCGTGCGCGGCCGTGGAACAGGAAGTCGAACTGATTAAGTGCGAAGTCCGTGCGGTGCTGAAAAAAGTCTTTGAGCTGGGTAACGGCGATGTGGCGCGCGGCACGGTGCTGGCTTTTGAAGCTGGCGTGCTGGACGTACCTTTCGCCCCGGCCTCCTGTAACGCAGGCAAAATCCTGCCGGTTCGCGATAACTCCGGCGCCATTCGCATCCTTGAAGCCGGTGCGGTTCCGCTGCCGAAAGATATCCTCGCCCTGCACCACGATTACGTCGCTGAGCGCGCCCATTTTGAAGGACGCAAGCCCTCATTCCAGATGGTTGTTGATGACATCAACGCGGTATCCCACAGTCAATTAATAGGAAGACCATAA
- a CDS encoding methylaspartate ammonia-lyase: MKIKQALFTAGYSSFYFDDQQAIKNGAGHDGFIYTGAPVTPGFTSVRQAGECISVQLILENGAVAVGDCAAVQYSGAGGRDPLFLAEHFIPFLNDHIKPLLEGRDVDAFLPNARFFDKLRIDGNLLHTAVRYGLSQALLDATALASGRLKAEVVCDEWQLPCVPEAIPLFGQSGDDRYIAVDKMILKGVDVLPHALINNVEEKLGFQGEKLREYVRWLSDRILSLRTSPRYHPTLHIDVYGTIGLIFDMDPVRCAEYIASLEKEAQGLPLYIEGPVDAGNKPDQIRLLTAITKELTRLGSGVKIVADEWCNTYQDIVDFTDAGSCHMVQIKTPDLGGIHNIVDAVLYCNKHGMEAYQGGTCNETEISARTCVHVALAARPMRMLVKPGMGFDEGLNIVFNEMNRTIALLQTKD, translated from the coding sequence ATGAAAATTAAACAGGCCCTTTTCACCGCTGGCTACTCCTCATTCTATTTCGACGATCAGCAGGCGATTAAAAACGGCGCGGGTCATGATGGATTCATTTATACCGGCGCGCCGGTCACGCCCGGCTTTACCTCTGTGCGTCAGGCGGGCGAGTGCATCTCGGTACAGCTGATTCTGGAAAATGGCGCGGTAGCGGTCGGTGACTGCGCCGCCGTGCAGTATTCCGGCGCTGGCGGTCGTGACCCGCTGTTCCTGGCGGAGCACTTTATTCCGTTCCTGAACGATCACATTAAACCGCTGCTGGAAGGTCGTGATGTCGATGCATTCCTGCCGAACGCCCGCTTCTTCGACAAGCTGCGCATTGACGGCAATCTGCTGCACACCGCCGTGCGTTACGGCCTGTCGCAGGCGCTGCTCGACGCCACCGCGCTGGCGTCCGGTCGTCTGAAAGCAGAAGTGGTTTGCGATGAATGGCAGTTGCCGTGCGTCCCGGAAGCGATTCCGTTATTTGGTCAGAGCGGCGACGATCGCTATATCGCCGTCGATAAGATGATCCTCAAAGGCGTTGACGTGCTGCCGCATGCGCTGATCAACAACGTGGAAGAGAAACTGGGCTTTCAGGGCGAGAAACTGCGTGAGTATGTACGCTGGCTGTCCGATCGCATCCTGAGCCTGCGCACCAGCCCACGCTATCACCCGACGCTGCATATTGATGTCTACGGCACCATCGGCCTGATCTTCGATATGGACCCGGTACGCTGCGCGGAGTACATCGCCAGCCTGGAGAAAGAAGCGCAGGGTCTGCCGTTGTACATTGAAGGCCCGGTGGATGCCGGTAACAAACCGGATCAGATCCGTCTGCTGACCGCGATCACCAAAGAGCTGACCCGCCTCGGTTCCGGCGTGAAAATTGTCGCTGACGAATGGTGTAACACCTATCAGGACATCGTCGATTTCACTGACGCGGGCAGTTGCCACATGGTGCAGATCAAAACCCCGGATCTCGGCGGCATTCACAACATCGTTGACGCCGTGCTCTATTGCAACAAACACGGGATGGAAGCCTATCAGGGCGGCACCTGTAACGAAACCGAGATCAGCGCCCGCACCTGCGTACATGTCGCGCTGGCCGCGCGCCCGATGCGGATGCTGGTGAAACCGGGTATGGGCTTCGATGAAGGTCTCAACATCGTGTTTAACGAGATGAACCGTACCATCGCGCTGTTGCAGACAAAGGATTGA